The following are from one region of the Thermofilum sp. genome:
- a CDS encoding ATP-dependent DNA helicase: MEQSLVLRLINPYGKPKRGQSAIASKVGEAYLSSRILALQYPPGSGKTLAVLMGVLEAGVPKVIYLARTRTQFQAPLREVRRFEELGIPVPTATLVNKKDLCIFTKNYSLDYREFLRYCQIKVKSGICPFARKVVETIRFPGIVDTEALKSIGLAKGVCPFTLAWRALDHARIIVASYSYLFDEKLFDIFLKRSGIELGDSLLVVDEAHNLPRQIVDFSRKILSETAIRLARKELSSMKQASPDILSTARVLDSLLRILRKYSQRGDEVEVAVEELGGGESFSTTVMKLARAYETLSGAPSSLWRVAEFLHAVEKADRDSLVYASSKTGERQLVLVNINASKVARRVFSKVRAAVLMSATLPPNDYLVAALGLEENRLERFEYTAPWGARVRAVVVSGISSRYAERSQETYRTYGELIDRIYFSERAARALVVFPSYTFLTNVYPFVKAAPKIRERPETSLDDLIGKVAGLGKFLLMVVAWGKFSEGVELKVLGRNLVDTVIIAGLPLPDPSIENKKIMERMRDRLRDEYRAWSYTFYFPAVARVVQAIGRGLRSESDYPQVFVLDERLQGEGEEYLKRLGITIHRVDIKDILQVYGSR; the protein is encoded by the coding sequence AAGCCTAAGCGCGGCCAGTCTGCCATAGCCTCGAAAGTAGGAGAAGCTTATCTGAGCTCCAGGATACTGGCACTCCAGTATCCTCCGGGTTCTGGGAAGACTCTCGCCGTCTTAATGGGTGTGCTTGAGGCCGGAGTACCGAAGGTAATCTACTTAGCGAGGACGCGGACCCAGTTTCAGGCTCCTCTACGAGAAGTTAGGCGCTTCGAAGAGCTAGGAATACCCGTGCCGACGGCCACGCTTGTGAACAAGAAAGATCTGTGCATCTTCACGAAGAACTACTCTCTGGATTACAGAGAGTTTCTTAGGTACTGCCAGATTAAAGTGAAAAGCGGAATCTGTCCTTTCGCCCGTAAGGTGGTGGAAACCATCAGATTTCCGGGAATCGTGGACACCGAGGCTCTCAAAAGTATAGGGTTGGCGAAAGGGGTATGCCCTTTCACTTTAGCGTGGAGAGCTCTAGACCACGCTCGCATTATTGTCGCATCCTACTCCTACCTGTTTGATGAAAAACTCTTCGATATTTTTCTTAAGAGAAGCGGAATAGAGTTGGGGGATTCCCTTTTAGTTGTTGATGAGGCGCATAATCTTCCGAGACAGATTGTGGACTTTTCCAGAAAGATTCTTAGTGAAACTGCGATCCGCCTCGCTCGAAAAGAGCTCTCGTCGATGAAACAGGCTTCGCCTGATATACTTTCAACCGCGCGGGTTCTCGACAGCCTGCTCAGAATTCTCAGAAAATATAGCCAGCGCGGCGATGAAGTTGAGGTCGCCGTTGAGGAGCTTGGTGGAGGAGAGAGCTTTTCAACAACTGTCATGAAACTCGCTCGAGCTTACGAGACATTGAGCGGAGCCCCATCGAGCCTGTGGCGCGTGGCCGAATTCCTCCATGCAGTAGAGAAGGCTGATAGAGATAGCTTGGTCTATGCTTCTTCCAAGACTGGAGAGAGACAGCTAGTATTGGTTAATATTAACGCGAGCAAAGTTGCACGGCGAGTCTTCTCTAAAGTTCGCGCAGCAGTTCTCATGTCTGCAACGTTGCCGCCCAACGATTACCTGGTGGCTGCGCTTGGATTAGAGGAAAACCGCCTCGAGAGATTTGAGTATACAGCCCCTTGGGGGGCTAGGGTTAGGGCCGTGGTGGTTAGTGGCATCTCCTCCAGGTACGCTGAGCGTAGCCAAGAAACTTATAGAACATACGGAGAGCTTATCGATAGAATATACTTCTCGGAGAGAGCTGCGAGAGCCCTGGTGGTCTTCCCATCTTATACCTTCCTAACTAATGTTTACCCGTTCGTAAAAGCAGCACCTAAAATCCGTGAGCGCCCTGAGACCAGTCTCGACGACCTTATAGGTAAGGTGGCCGGCCTCGGAAAGTTCCTCCTCATGGTGGTGGCTTGGGGTAAGTTCAGTGAAGGTGTCGAGTTGAAAGTTCTGGGAAGAAACCTAGTGGACACGGTAATAATAGCAGGGCTTCCACTCCCTGACCCCTCCATTGAGAATAAGAAGATAATGGAGAGAATGCGCGACAGGCTTAGAGACGAATACAGAGCGTGGAGCTACACGTTCTATTTCCCAGCAGTCGCTCGAGTAGTTCAAGCCATAGGTAGAGGTCTACGCTCCGAGAGCGATTACCCGCAAGTTTTCGTTTTAGATGAAAGGCTGCAGGGTGAAGGTGAAGAGTACTTGAAACGCCTGGGGATCACCATCCATCGCGTTGACATAAAGGACATTCTCCAGGTCTACGGGAGCCGCTAG